The DNA sequence CTCGATATTAAAGATAATCTTGCAAAATCATATTCGTGTAAAGCAGCAATCAAAGCAGGTGATAAATTAAATGAAAGAGAAATGAGAATACTTGTCGATAAATTATTTGCAACTTCAATGCCTTATGTTTGTCCACACGGTAGACCAATTATAATAAAAATACCTATAGAAGAATTTGATAAACGTTTTGGAAGAACATAAATAATATTTAGATGGACTCTTTGAAAAAAATAATTTTGTATCTGAGATTAATACGGATTACTAACTGGCTGAAAAATATTTTTGTATTTGTACCACTTGTTTTTTCAAAACATCTATTCAACTTAGATTATTTTTATAAAGCAGTAATTGCTTTTCTTATTTTTTCTTTTGCATCAAGTCTTGTTTATGTTTTTAATGACATAGTCGATGTTGAAAGAGATCGAGTTCATCCTGTCAAAAAAAATAGACCTCTTGCAGCTAATTTGTTAAGCTTACAGGAAGCAAAGATTATATTAATTATTTTATCTCTTCTTACTATTACTTTATGTATTACTATCTGGAATGAATTTGTATATGTTGTTTTTATATATATCCTTATTAATATTTTTTATTCATTGTACTTGAAAAATATAGTTATTGTTGATGTTTTTTGTATAGCTGCAGGTTTTATGCTACGTGTTATTGGTGGTGCATTAATAATCTCAGTTTATATTTCTAACTGGCTTATACTTACTACACTATTTTTATCTTTGTTCTTAGCAATAATGAAAAGAAGGTTAGAATTTATTAGTTATCAAAAAATTGAAATGCAGCGAGAAGTGCTGAATAAATATACACTTAATTTTATTGATCAAATGGTTTCTCTTACATCGGCAGGAGTTGTTATATCATATGCTTTGTATACAGTTGCATCGAGAACTATTTTATTATTTGGTACAGAAAAATTAATTTATACAACAATCTTTGTTTTGTTTGGAATTTTTCGTTATATGTATATAGCTTTTAAAGAAAATAAAGGGGAAAATGTTATTGAAGTATTATTAATAGATAAACCAATGATTTTTAATTTATTACTTTATATCGTTACTACATTATTAATAATTTACTTCTAAATAATATGATTGATGAGATACTTGGATTAATAATATTACTATTTCTTAGTGCATTTTTTTCATCTTCTGAAATAGCTTACATTAT is a window from the Rosettibacter firmus genome containing:
- a CDS encoding decaprenyl-phosphate phosphoribosyltransferase, whose translation is MKKIILYLRLIRITNWLKNIFVFVPLVFSKHLFNLDYFYKAVIAFLIFSFASSLVYVFNDIVDVERDRVHPVKKNRPLAANLLSLQEAKIILIILSLLTITLCITIWNEFVYVVFIYILINIFYSLYLKNIVIVDVFCIAAGFMLRVIGGALIISVYISNWLILTTLFLSLFLAIMKRRLEFISYQKIEMQREVLNKYTLNFIDQMVSLTSAGVVISYALYTVASRTILLFGTEKLIYTTIFVLFGIFRYMYIAFKENKGENVIEVLLIDKPMIFNLLLYIVTTLLIIYF